A stretch of DNA from Sylvia atricapilla isolate bSylAtr1 chromosome 3, bSylAtr1.pri, whole genome shotgun sequence:
GTTAGCTTGTGTCTGTGGGGCAAATGCCCAGTAGCAAATGCTCTTTTCTGGACCAAAGCATGAGGTGTTTATGTCCTAAAGCTAGGTAAGATGAAAAACAACCTCAAATTGTTTGTGCTGAGGCTGACCAACCACTGAGAAACTTACTGAGAAAGATATTAGATTCTGTATGCCATGAGGTTTTAAAAGTGAGGTTAGATGACtctataaaaaaaatccccaaacaaactaaaacattaaaaatcctACACAAATAGCAATTATTTAgtaaacttatttaaaaaatatttaatattgtaGCAGTGGAGAAAAGGACTAAATATTCAATTTTAACTGAATGAATGCAAATAAGATTTtgtaacaatttatttttagatatgaAAACCTGTTCATGGGAAACCTGCTGAAATCCTATTTTGATGACCCAGATCATGCCAGCCTTAGTCTTGTTGAGAGTAgattctaaaattaaaatagtaacTTAATTCAAGAAGACCCTTAAATCACTCTGATATATCCCTCTCTTGAGAACAGTTCATATGTCTACTCCATAGACATTCTGTTTATAGGATACAAGAACAGTAATCATCTTTTCATTGAATATTCTCAGGGTAaatcttcagaagaaaatgagtaGAAAGAGGTTTCACTTAAAATGGCAGTGTGAAATTTCCAGTCCTATGTGGTGCTGTCATTTAATACACCAGACCCTGACTGCTCTGAAGAGTGTGTGTGTATCTATAAATACAGTGTATTTTGACCAGGGCATGCACAAACATTCTGCATCTCACTAGAGGAGGAGTGGTTCTGAAATGTGAGAGATGGATGAAGAAAAAGTGATCCCTTTCTCTGTGTGCCTCCCTGTTGACGAGCAGAGCACCAGTAGAGTTCAGGCCAGCCAGTGAGTTTCCAGTCATGTAAACTTTGGCATATGTGCAGTGTGCCTTCTAGTCTATATATATATCTTGTGTCAACAGCTGTAACGCTTTGGAAGTGCATATGGTAAGATTAGAGTGATTTTATACTAAAATGTTTGCTAATATTGACACCACTGACACGTTTAAGTATCTTTATAGACATCATATTTTGTATGTTGTTTTTGATATTAAAGGGTACATGTTTTGCTAGCCTTAACTCCAGTCTTTCAAATTCTGCTTTGTTAAAAGGGGTAAGAAATGAATGTTTAATGTTCTTCGTGGTGCTAAAGTAACTGTGATCAGTCTCAAATTATTCAGAATAAAGATGGTAGTTCCTAAGTGCCCCATTTGTTACTGCATGCATCATTTTTAGTCTTATTCTTATGTAAAGCTTGtcattttgaaatgtaattttgttgTATTCTGATAGTTATTGAATTTAATGTGCAGAGTTTTTATATAAAAGTCTTTACAGCTTTTATTGCCACTGTAGTCCGACTGAAATGTCCTCATTACATTTGCTCCTAAATTAATATATGGTGCAACCCATTTCACTCTGATTGCACTGACAAACCATTTTATGACTAATGATCTAAAAACCTAAGCTACTGAGGTgcttgtttctgaaaaatttatCCTGTCTATTTTCCATTCTGGGGCTTAATATCAAACTTGCAGAAGCAATTGCATTCacaaaaggcaaaaggaaaattgaaggagagagggaaactGGTAAAATAAGCTTGAGTGGTGTTTTGAAagaattctgattttccttcaTGAACTGCCAGTGTAATTCAGTGGGACCTTTAATCATTTACTGGCCTGCTGCCAATTTCCCTTTGACTTACCTTGGTGGTATGAAGTGTAAAGTGCTTCCTCACTGACAGCTTCATTAAGTCCCAGGAATTAATTCACCTTTCCTTTGTAGTAGggccaaatatttattttctttaataaatgtATCTCATTATATGGGTGAAATATTCCCTTTTCACCCGGGGTTATTCTCTAGGCTGCTTGTAATTATGCCCAAAACCTTTATAAGTGCTGTTGCCATTTGAACACACTCAATGTACAAAGCTTCTCTGTAAGTGTGTAAAATAACAGTGAGGAGAAGCCTGGGGAAGGTATTGCAAATACTGCTGTAGCTTTTTCAACTTGTTTTTTTATAATAAGGCAAAAATACTGACCTCTAGAAATGTGGTTTGACTTGTGTGTGGCTACTATTATTTTATAGTTGAAACTGTTTTGTCTGGAATTGTCTCTACCACTGGCCGTATGAACAGAAGCTCGGCAGTGTTCTGCAGATACCTCACAGTTCAAACTCTGCTCTCTTGCACAGGTAGGAAAGTGGGATCGATCAGGTTTAATGTTATCTGGCAGTGTTGCTTGTAGCAAGcaggtacattttttttttttttttttttaatgcctcagTGTGCACAGGCTATCCTGAACAGGGAAGTTCTTGCAACATGCTTGCCAGTGCCAGGAGAAAGGGGAATGGGTTGCTCGCTGTCCATGCACTATTATATCCCAGTGCCTACTTACTAGGAACAACTCGCAAAACAAAGCAGTGCAGTTCGGAATTACCTTTTGAGTTGGTTGTGACACTTAAACTCACCAAGTGCGGTGAAACTGAGAGCCCTTCTtacagagagcagcacctcaGTGCCGGACAGGGAGCACACACTGAGGTCTGTGAGCTGCTCCACGTGCGTGGTAGGAATTTATGTAGTTTTAATTCTCAAAACTTTTAATACCAGGCATGGTTTAATACCTACCCTTAGCAGACCCAGCAGTTCTTTCTCTCTTGAGCAGCTTTATCAGCGTGACATAACACGGTCGCTGTGGAAGACAAAGACCTTTTATGATGGGCTGTTTGAAAGGTCGAGTGCAGTTTGGGTGATAAtagagattaaaaagaaataaactaatAAATGCAGGTATATAAGGGCAATTCCTCGGGCACTGTGGCACAAGCCTGCAGCGGTGTGTGGAGTGCCAGCTGCCCCGGGAATGTCGCTCCCCAGCGCcgagccctgctcccaggaggaGTCCCCGGCGGCGGAGGATGCGGCGGTGTCGCCCCCCGGGCCCGAGCCCGAGCCCGAGCCCGATAGCGATCCCTCGGCTGCTCCCGCTCCTCCTCCCGCTCCTCCCGGCGCCgtgcgcggggcggggccggcggggccgcgctccccgGGCCCGGAGCGGCCCTCGGAGCCGGCGGCGGGAGCCATGTCCGAGGCCGACCGGGAGCTGCGCGTCCGCTTCATCGAGCCGGACGATGCCGACACGGAGACGGAGGCGGCCGGCGGCCGAAGGTGCTGCGGGCGATGCGCGGAGGGGGCCGCGCTGCGCTGGTGCATCACCGGGGCGCTCTGCGCCTCCTTCCTGGGGCTGGTGAGTGAAAGAGTGAGCGAgggcggccccggcgctgcGGGGAGCAGTGCGGACCCTTCCCCGGGACGGGCGAGGTGACCCCGCACTCTGCCCTGCAGGGGATGAGCATCGCGGTGCTGGGTCCCACCTTCCCCAACCTGGCCGCCAATGTCGGCAAGAACGTCAGCGACATGTACTACATCTTCGTGGGCCGGTCCCTGGGCTTTCTGGGCGGGTCGGTGGTCGGCGGGGTGCTCTTCGACTGCATGAACGCCgctctgctgctgggtgagTGCTGCTCCGCCGGGCGCTGTCCGGGGCAACTTCTGCTTCTCACAGCGAGCGCAGCCCCGGAGGAAGATGTGTCGCCTTCACGGCGCGGTGCCGGGAGCGGGAGGGTCCGTGGGGTGTGGTGCTGTTCCCCCCGATCGCtctgttgtgctgctgctggccgtGGCCGTGCCCCGCCCTGCCTGAGCCCGCGTGTGCCGGGGCCGCTGCTCGGCAACTGCGCTGCCAAGAGCCCGGGCCCGCCGGGCACATCCGCCCCGAACCGGCATTGAACGGACACAGTCTCCACGGATTGACCCAATGCGGCCTCTGGTGTGCGCTGAAAAGTACCACTGGGCTTTTTTTAGTTTGCATCAATTAATATGCACAGTGTCGGTGCTCTCGGAGCCTAACAGGCTTCTGTAGCGACGCTACGACGCGTGGAACAGGAAGCTGTGTTGTGTGTGCAGCAGAAACCTCCAGCAGTCACGCTGAGGCGCATTTCATGGGGGAACTTCCCCTTCCCTTACTTAACACTCCTCAGTCACGATCGTGTACTGGACGAAAGTCTGTGGCTTTTGACTGGAGGACCATAGCCAAATTTTAACTTATTTCAAGTGGGAAACATTAATTACTGCCTGTAATGGTGGAAGCATTTAGACGGTGGGAACCACAGTTGATGATTTTAACAGTTTTCTGGACCTGTGGAAACTTGCTCCTGTAGGAGCACAGGACCGGCTTTGTCCAGGCAGAGCGAGGCTGCTGAGCCATCAGGTGTCAGGAGCCACACTAAACATCCAGAAAGGAGTGGCTCCTTTTAGGGTTGTGTTAGTGCCTCATTCCCGCAGAGATTCTCAGAACACACCTAAAGTAGTGGAAGCCCTGTCTTTTTTACTTTCAAGTGCCTTTGTGCTCTTAAGTTAGGGATTAAAATGTATATACCAGGGCTTGTTCTTCTCCTTAGTTCAGGGAACTGTGCCTCCCTTAAGGACCGTGCTGTAATCATATGGTCAGTTCAGATAAGATCCCTTTTTCCACTGCTAGTGATTGCAGTTGTGAAGTGGGTTTCCTTCACCCTCCTCCTTGTGCACCTGACAAAGTCAGGCTTTGCCTTCTATATTGGAACCAGTACACACACCTGTAGAAATGCATGTTAACTTGAAATAGTTTAgtatttccctcttttcctgagGATAACTGTCTGTCAACAATGCTGGGGATGGATCTCCTTATCTTTTCCAGTTTGGTAGTGCTTATGACAAGACCACAATTTGAACTACTTAACTTGTTCTCATTTTTATCATCTGAGGGCTGCCTGTAAAAGATTTTGGCTTGGGTAGTTTTACCTCCCATCTTTCAACTGCTGAAACTCTATACAGAGGAAAAATTGGAAGCATCATCTGTTTTTGTCAAGGAAATTTTTAAGTGCTAATCATCAGGCATGGAGCTGAAGTGGAAAACTGAGCCCTTACTGAGAAGTTATTTTTCAGGTCTGAGTAGGGCACCTGAGGAGCTGTACTTAATATTCTCCATCTCTAGTGTTTTCTTCAGGCAGCTCAGCATGCACaccttcaaaaatgttttgaggCGTGTATTCTAAGTATCTTGCTAGGACTTCAGGGTTCTGGACATagttgttggattttttttttttttaatccacctAAATTCTTAATTACTTCAGCCCCCATTGATATTTTAAGTATCTGCTGCATCTATGATCATGTATTGATTTGAAAAATTCTAATAGAGACAGCTGAACTGGTACAAGATTTCTAAGAACCTAATGCTGTCTGTTCAAGGTATTAATTGCAAATGGTTTTATTATGGAGGTAATTATAACCACAGAATTGAACTGCTGAACTTCCTCCCAAATGGCAATGAAAGCAATTTCCatctgctaaaaatatttttgaaatggCATGTTGTAAATGTAGCCAATAATGGCGAAACGAATACAGTTAATGAATTGCTGCTAGATTTATATATGAGAATTTTTTTAGTTCTGTCTAAAACTCCAGAAATCCCTTGGAATACATCCTCATGTGGGAACAGGATATAAATAAAAGTCAGCATCTTTATATGGAGGTCAATTGGTGGACAAGGCACAATTACTTTATAGGATTTTTAAGTGCTTagttattcttttaaaaatggagcCAAATTAAATGTTGTGCAGTTCTCAGAGGACAGGCTTGACAGTGTTCAAACCTGTGTTTTGCTGGTTTCACAGTGAAGTCACGTTTCTAAGTCAGAAGACTTCTTAGTGTCCtagcaggagctgctgctctctttgCTTTAGCCAAAGAAGTTTGTCATGCAGGGTTTATATCCTgatgaaattccttttttccaaCTGAAAAAGGATTTGTTGAACTTTCTGGCTGCTACTGATAACCATGAATTGAGGTATTTACGTTGCATCACTCATTAGGATTATCTGTAACCTTAATAATCatgaatttatttgtatttcttggTCTTCTGTGTTATTTAAATGGAAACTGTAGTATGTgagttcttgttttgtttttttaacctttccAGCCTTATCCATGCTTGGGACAACGGCTGGTCTTTTTGTGATACCCTGGTGTAAGGAATCCCTGCTGTTAACAATCTTGATGTCAGTTATTGGAGGTTCCATGGGAATTCTGGACACAGGTAAGGGACCCTGTGGTCTGACAGTTCTTTCACCAAAATAATTGGAAACTTCAAGCATACCAAAACAGTTGCTGGTTTTTCTCGTGATATACCTTGAATTAAAAGAGGGGAGTGTTTTACCTGGCTGTGATTCTTGGATTAATCTGGTCCTGAGGCGAGACAGGCCTTCCTTTAGGGGTTGTGGAAAGGGGTATATCTCTTGCTTCCTGGAGAAGaactattttcatttcagtgggCCATTACAGGCATAAGGAAGTGCCTTGTCCTCTTTaaacaatgttttctttaaattactCGTTTACTGGAAGCTGGTCAGGATATGGTTCTTAAGCATTAGCTGGGCCTTAGCTGGTCCTGAGGAAAGCCTTGGTGTTTGAGATTCTTGGCAGAGTTGCCCACCTACagctggctcagcagcagctgggggttCACAGCACCATGGTGCCCATATCCCTGAATTAAGGGTTATTTTCCACCTTTGGCCAGCCATGCTTAGGTGGCTGGGAATACAAATTTGTTCTGTTCCCCATATTCTAAGTCTGTGGCATGTGCATATTGCAAATGGCCtgggcaaaaaaaccccaaacccagcacttTTGCTGGAAAACTGTTCAAACCCAGCTTCTCAGCAGAGGCTTATTATTGGAGGAAAATGATCTCGGGgatcttttccaacataaagaTTCTGTGATCCTGAGATGTGTTGGTGAAGTTGCAGAGCAAGTTTAGGCGTGGTCAGAAAGGTCAGTTATACTGGAGGTATGCAAAATGAACTCCCACAGAAATGagtccccagggcacagcttAGACAGGGTGGATCAGGGAGGGCTGGCTTTAGCAGGCAGTTTGCAGCAGGAGGCAAGGCCAGAGCAAAGGGTTTGGGCACGCTTAGAGATGCCTGGGAAATGCTGGCATACTTGCACGTGGAGATAAGGAAAGGCCCACAAGTACACCAGTTAGCAGAGTGTTCTGACACTGCTGTAGCACGTGGTGGTGAGTCAATACCAGGCAGCCACTCCTGGCACCTCTCCAGCAAAGCCCCAGCAGCGTGTGCTGACTCTGCTGCCCCactgcaggagcctggggatGCTTACTAACCAGCAAGGTACTACTGGAGCTGGCTGATCACCTTCAGGACAGGGTTATGTCTGACAAAGAGCTGACTCGTGTGTTATCTTAGCCATCCAAACAGCTCTGGAAGCATCCCAGCCAGGGCCTGGCTATGGTGGCTTGGCAACACAGAGGAATGATGGCTGCACACGTGACCTGCCTGCCTTAATTCTGTGGGGTTTGAGGGAGCTCTGCTAAGATGTAAAAAGAGCATGGCACAGGATCCAGTAGTGAAGAGATGGTTTTGCATGGCATAGGTCGTGTTAAATAAACCAAGTGCAGAGCTGTATTTGCTGCCTCTGGTGAGATTGTTATACATGGCACTTGGTTTAAAAATTCGTTGTATGGGAGAATCTTGTCAGCCAATGGTAAAAATACCTTCAGTGGGTGTACTGCTTGGATTACAGAGCCAGGGAGACTTCCCatgctgagcaggagcagcagaagaaactcACAGCAAAGCAGTAAAGCAAAGGTGAATTGATTTGGTAGAGTGCTGAGTGACATGGGCTGCtttacagcagcacaggaatttgattgtggttttgttttcctgcattcTTCTGAGGGACTACttcaaaacacctctgagatCTCATTTCCTACCATTATTGTTGATCTAACAGTGTTGTAGTTTTGTGTTTCCAGTGGTATTGATGTTTCTGGAACATCATTTGAACATAGTGGGGTTGGCCCAGCCCATCAGAAGCAAGTGAATTGTTATTTTTCCTGGGGTGTTTTTTAAGGAGGCTTCTGATTCTTAGCATTGGGTGTTGTTGCTTTTGATACTTTGAGAAATGAGAAGCAGTTAATTTTCCCATTtcaaaaaggatgaaaaatactgcaaattgTCAAGTAGGGTAATTGGAACCATAGAATCACTAGGTCCCTAGGTTGGAAAATGCCCTTAATGCTGAGTCCAACCCAACACTGctctaaaccatgtccctaatATCACAGCcacatgtcttttaaatacctccagagaTAGTGACTTAACcacttctttgggcaacctgttctaaTGCTTGACAACCCATTTccgtgaaaaaaaaaatttcccaatACCCcatctaaaccttccctggcacagttATGTCTGTCTATTGCTGCTGGATTAAGCCGCTGTGTGACTCTTGGTTTTGCCTGCTGTGAATATCCTCCTAAAGCTCAAGTAATCACATGGATTTAAGGCAGAATTTCAGTTAACTGCTGTTTTGCACATTGTATTTGCTAAACCTGGCATTACTGTACATTGAATTAGTAATACAGGTtatggtttgtttggttttgttgttcatttcttttaaacaatgTCTGGTGTCAGACTAAAATGAACCTTTCTCTCTCTGATCTGCAGGTGCCAATGTACTGACACTGAATACCTGGGGATCAGAGTCTGGGCCACATATGCAGGCTTTGCACTTCAGTTTTGCTGCTGGTGCATTTCTGGCTCCAATCCTGGCTAAAATGGCCTTGGGGGGTTCTGAATCTGAAGAACTTGCAGGGgctgaaaagacaaaacagtCTGTCCTGAAGTCTGTGCCAACAGCATCAGCTACATCAACTGCACCAGCACCGGAAGACCATCATGACGGAGATTTTCTGTGGTCCTACATTATCATAGGGACCTATATTCTCTTAGTTTCCAtcttcctttttgctttgtattCAAAGAGCACCTCAGCTAGAGACAAAGCAAAGGGTTCTGTGCAGAAGGGCAGGCTTGCCAAATACCACTGGTCTCTAGTTGGTCTCCTGTTTGTATTCTTCTTGTTCTATGTGGGAGCAGAGGTCACTTACGGCTCTTACGTATTTACTTATGCAATGATCTTCGCTGAGATGACGGAAAGTGAAGCAGCTGCTTTGAATTCTGTCTTTTGGGGCGCGTTTGCCATATGCAGAGGAGCGGCAATCTTCGGTGCTGCCTTCCTGTCCCCTGCCACCATGATCGTAATAAGTCTCgtgtgctctgctgcctcctcgTCAGCCCTGGCCTTCTTTGCACATTACCGAGCCTTGCTGTGGGCAGGCACTGCCGTGTACGGAGCGTCCATGGCCACCGTCTTCCCCAGCGGCATTTCCTGGATAGAGCAGTACACGGTTATTGAAGGGAAATCGGCTTCTCTGTTCGTGGTGGGCGGGGCGCTGGGAGAGATGTGCATTCCTGCCGCGGTGGGCTATCTCCAGGGCAGGTTCCACCACATCCCTGTCCTTACCTACGCTGCCCTTGTCACTTCCATAATGACAGTCCTGCTCTTCCCCATGATGTACAAACTGGCCAACGTTCCCCAGGAGAATGACTTGAAAGAAGTGAGTGACAGCGAGACCCGGACAGCTTTGTTGACAAACTCGAGGCTTactgaggatgaggaggaggaggaggatgtgagAGAGTGGAATGATGCAGACTTTGAGGTGATAGAAATGAATGACAAGCTGAAAAACTCTGTGACGGACACCTCTCTTCGGATACCACGGGACTCTCCAGCTGaagtctctctccagccccATCTGGACAATGTACTGGGTGATCCTCCAGCAGTTACTGGTGGCTCCCCTGGGAGACAAAATGGGAATGTTGACTGGGAGAAGAGTGAATAGAGTCaaagctgacttttttttttttttttttttttttttaatggaaatgcaATTGAATCGTTGCTGTTGTCAAGTGGTTCAAAAATCCTTTCATAGTGGTGCAGAGCTCAGTATGTTCATTTGCCCAGccctttctcctttcattttcagcttgCAGGAATGTGTCTTGGAGTGGGGAGGTCCTCAGTGATGTGAATGGGGCAATATGCGAAATGTTTGGCTATGCTAAAACTGTTAAAACTAAGATATTTTCTGAATGCAAGACATGCATCCAAGGAGGAGGTGCTGTAAtaacagggaaagaaagggacTGCTCAGATTACTCAGTTTTTTGAGGTGGGTGAAAGGTGCAGGTCTGAGGTGCTTTCTCCAAAATGGTTTCATGAGAGAGGAGAGAGATCTGTTATCGATAATGCTGAACTTTCTTACCTGGTGAAGGAGGAACATTTCTACTGTGTTTGAAAGTTATGTGGGATCAGATCAGTTAAAATTTCTGGTGACGCCCAGCAGCTGTAAATTGAATAACCTTTTGGCAGACTATAGAAATTTTTGGTTCTAAGgcaaagataagaaaaaactggaaattatttcttagGAGTGAAACCATGCTTTTGGGTCATTTAAAAGCAGCTtataagaaaaggaagaaaatgggtCATTTTTAATCTGCTTAAATGTATAACTCCAACCTACTAAACAGTGGCAACAAATCTTAATAATCTAAAGTATTTGTGATTTTAATTATGGTACTACCACTGAAATCAACAAATGTACGTAGAAGATGATAAAATTGTTGTAATCTCTGAATAGTTTGGGTTGCAAGGGACCtctaaagatcatccagttccaacctgatgccatggcagggacaccttccactggatcaggttgctcagaatTCTATTCAGACCAACCTTTAAAGCTTCCCGGGATGAGGCACCCACAACTTCTCagggcaacctgtttcagtgcctcaccaccctaacctgaaagattttttttcctgatatctaatctaaacctactctctttcagtttgaagccattcctccttgttctATCACTACAAGCTCTTATAAAAAGTCCCACTCCATCTTTCTTGCTGGGTCCCTTCAGGTAAAAGAGATTACTTAATATATGGTAGTTTTAAGCCAGTTGTTTAAGGTTATAGCAACTTCTCTGGCTTCCTGTGCCAAGACTTTAACAGGATAGTGTGTTACAATGAAGATTtgagaaggagagagaattaTCAATGAGACAATCCTTTCCAGTATGACTACTTGCCAGCTGGATTGATGACATTTGAGTGTTATTTCTTTGGGGGATGACATGGAGATGGACTCTCCCTaggagagaagctgtggtttgTATGTGTTGGTTCATTGCTGCTAAGCAAGaagccctgggcaggcacagccatGCCAGGGAGCACTCCCAGTAAGAGAAAAAGTAGCAGCAAATGACAAAATCTGTCTCTGAACAGTAATCTTGCCTTTTGTCAGCTTGGAACTCCAAATCAGTTAAGTATGCTTTTAGTCTGTGTGATCAGAATGTACtcttgtttggggtttttaactTTGCACTTTTGCTAGTATTTTTCTTGCTATAAGGTTTCATTTAGTAACAAAAGGGCTCTAGGTGTAACACAGAATCTTAGATGTTCCCTGGATTTCCAggtctgcttttgttttctctcttgtccTCCAAGTGTGCAACCTAGGCTTGCAtggctttttcatttcttctgagaAGTTAGTAAGCCAGAACAAACTTGtagtggaggtttttttgttaatatcTTGCCATGTTGCAGggcctccctctccctctgctgctggcacttAAATGCCACTGTGTTTTCGACAGATTCCTTCTGTGGCATCTTTTCCCAGTACAATGCATCAACCTGCACTTTAAAATGAAGCCTTGTTTCACTTGTGGGACAAGGTTTCTGTTTGCTCACAGGAATGGTAAATGCCAGGCACAGTCCTGGCATAGGCACAGGTGGCAGGAGTGAGTCTGTGTGGCCCTGTGTGCTTAGCTGGTTTGACATGGAAGCAAACAGTGCAGTAGGCACAGAGAGTGGATGGAAtgagggcagctgcagccattTCACCgtttttcctcttcccatctTTCCTCCTGCTTGCTACTCCCCACTGTGTGTGGAAAGAGGGGGTGTCAGCTGATGGTGAGGACAGATCCCactggtggaggaggagggaaaaggtaCAGGACACACAGTGAAAGATATGGACACTGTTCTGTAGCAGCTCCCCGCTTGGAGCTGCGATCCCCCAGCTTCACCTGCATTGACATCACTGTGAAAAAGTTTCCCCATACCCGAGAACATGctgtcagaagaaaattatttaaaaaaatatattgggCAACTAGGAAGATTCTAAACTCCCCCAGTTCATATGCTAATTTTTGATGTAATTCCAGATCAGACTGTCCTATACGTCAGACTGTTCTCAGGGATAG
This window harbors:
- the MFSD4B gene encoding sodium-dependent glucose transporter 1 translates to MSLPSAEPCSQEESPAAEDAAVSPPGPEPEPEPDSDPSAAPAPPPAPPGAVRGAGPAGPRSPGPERPSEPAAGAMSEADRELRVRFIEPDDADTETEAAGGRRCCGRCAEGAALRWCITGALCASFLGLGMSIAVLGPTFPNLAANVGKNVSDMYYIFVGRSLGFLGGSVVGGVLFDCMNAALLLALSMLGTTAGLFVIPWCKESLLLTILMSVIGGSMGILDTGANVLTLNTWGSESGPHMQALHFSFAAGAFLAPILAKMALGGSESEELAGAEKTKQSVLKSVPTASATSTAPAPEDHHDGDFLWSYIIIGTYILLVSIFLFALYSKSTSARDKAKGSVQKGRLAKYHWSLVGLLFVFFLFYVGAEVTYGSYVFTYAMIFAEMTESEAAALNSVFWGAFAICRGAAIFGAAFLSPATMIVISLVCSAASSSALAFFAHYRALLWAGTAVYGASMATVFPSGISWIEQYTVIEGKSASLFVVGGALGEMCIPAAVGYLQGRFHHIPVLTYAALVTSIMTVLLFPMMYKLANVPQENDLKEVSDSETRTALLTNSRLTEDEEEEEDVREWNDADFEVIEMNDKLKNSVTDTSLRIPRDSPAEVSLQPHLDNVLGDPPAVTGGSPGRQNGNVDWEKSE